From Cervus canadensis isolate Bull #8, Minnesota chromosome 28, ASM1932006v1, whole genome shotgun sequence, one genomic window encodes:
- the ZNF311 gene encoding zinc finger protein 311 isoform X8: MEHRVNQNYMNVVVSDESPGSPNQFGIPDTMFLQERAAKTWPENEKARSEQEVFENGEVCWVKFRSLLKVVSRDPEVGEVCVQDVELENQCEMPVREKRREEKESCEKGTFRKGKNQKGLRKHFSPNSECILYGVLTEKKQHECTRCGKNFSWHSDLILHERIHSGEKPYVCNECGKAFKTKNQLSMHQIIHTGEKPFNCTQCGKAFSSRSALCRHKKTHSGEKPHPCGDCGKAFKTRYCLRMHQIIHTGEKPYECSDCGKAFQFKHSLIIHSRSHTGEKPYACEECGKAFSGSSDLIKHTRVHTGERPYECNECGRAFSWSSDLSKHRRLHTQEKPCGCPQCGKAFSNEAELTKHRRIHIEEKPYKCKECGKAFHHNCKCRAHERGHTGEKPHRCGDCGKTFQDQHCLTIHQRVHTGEKPYKCSECGRAFSGKSNLTNHQRIHTGEKPYRCEVCGKVFHQNSVLRQHKRIHTGEKPFTCHECGTSFRQSSALIGHKRVHTGEKPYVCEECGKAFRVSSNLTRHKKRKHRVWETHKLGETGKSLSLVTGSQTFSFINILTTNT; encoded by the exons GTCGTGGTATCAGATGAGAGTCCAGGATCACCAAACCAGTTTGGCATCCCTGATACCATGTTCCTACAGGAAAGAG cTGCCAAGACGTGGCCTGAGAATGAGAAGGCAAGATCAGAACAGGAGGTTTTTGAAAATGGAGAAGTGTGCTGGGTGAAATTTAGAAGTCTCCTAAAAGTTGTCTCCCGGGATCCAGAAGTTGGAGAAGTTTGTGTACAAGATGTCGAATTAGAGAATCAATGCGAAATGCCTGTGAGGGAGAAacggagagaagagaaagaaagctgTGAGAAAGGGACTTTCAGGAAAGGAAAGAACCAGAAGGGACTTAGAAAACACTTCAGTCCAAACTCAGAATGTATTCTGTATGGAGTtcttacagaaaagaaacagcatgAATGTACCCGATGTGGCAAAAACTTCAGTTGGCATTCTGACTTAATTCTCCATGAGCGAATTCATTCTGGCGAGAAACCCTATGTGTGTAATGAGTGTGGGAAAGCATTCAAGACCAAAAATCAACTTTCCATGCACCAGATAATCCACACAGGGGAGAAACCCTTTAACTGTACCCagtgtgggaaggccttcagtAGTAGATCCGCTCTTTGCCGACATAAAAAAACCCACAGTGGGGAGAAGCCACACCCGTGCGGTGACTGTGGGAAGGCCTTCAAGACCAGGTACTGTCTCAGGATGCATCAGATCAtccacacaggagagaagcctTATGAATGCAGTGACTGTGGGAAGGCCTTTCAGTTTAAGCATTCCCTTATCATCCACAGCAGGagccacactggagagaaaccctatgcgTGTGAGGAGTGCGGGAAGGCTTTCAGCGGGAGTTCAGACCTCATCAAACACACAAGAGTCCACACTGGGGAGCGACCTTATGAGTGCAATGAGTGTGGGAGGGCCTTCAGCTGGAGCTCAGACCTAAGCAAACACAGAAGACTCCACACTCAGGAGAAACCTTGTGGGTGCCCTCAGTGTGGAAAAGCCTTCAGCAACGAAGCAGAGCTCACCAAACATAGAAGAATCCACATCGAAGAGAAGCCTTACAAGTGTAAGGAGTGTGGGAAAGCCTTTCATCATAACTGTAAATGCCGGGCTCATGAacgaggacacacaggggagaagccccatcGATGTGGGGATTGTGGGAAAACTTTCCAAGATCAGCACTGCCTTACCATCCATCAACGAGTCCACAccggagagaaaccttataaatgttcAGAGTGTGGTCGAGCTTTCAGTGGGAAATCAAACTTGACCAATCATCAAAGAATCCACACCGGAGAGAAGCCTTACAGGTGTGAGGTGTGTGGAAAGGTCTTTCATCAGAACTCAGTCCTGAGACAACACAAAAGAATCCACACGGGTGAGAAGCCATTTACCTGCCACGAGTGTGGCACGTCTTTCCGTCAGAGCTCGGCCCTGATTGGACACAAGCGAGtacatactggagagaaaccttatgtATGTGAGGAGTGTGGAAAAGCTTTCAGAGTGAGCTCAAATCTTACTagacataagaaaagaaaacatagagtGTGGGAAACCCACAAACTTGGGGAGACTGGGAAATCTCTCTCTCTAGTAACtggttctcagaccttttcattcatCAATATTTTGACCACCAACACCTGA
- the ZNF311 gene encoding zinc finger protein 311 isoform X4, translating to MSWYQMRVQDHQTSLASLIPCSYRKEESVTFEDVAVNFSHEEWQCLTHAQRHLYKDVMLENYGNMVSLGFSFSKPPLISCLEQGTEPYVQDRQDWEFLSCSYPAAKTWPENEKARSEQEVFENGEVCWVKFRSLLKVVSRDPEVGEVCVQDVELENQCEMPVREKRREEKESCEKGTFRKGKNQKGLRKHFSPNSECILYGVLTEKKQHECTRCGKNFSWHSDLILHERIHSGEKPYVCNECGKAFKTKNQLSMHQIIHTGEKPFNCTQCGKAFSSRSALCRHKKTHSGEKPHPCGDCGKAFKTRYCLRMHQIIHTGEKPYECSDCGKAFQFKHSLIIHSRSHTGEKPYACEECGKAFSGSSDLIKHTRVHTGERPYECNECGRAFSWSSDLSKHRRLHTQEKPCGCPQCGKAFSNEAELTKHRRIHIEEKPYKCKECGKAFHHNCKCRAHERGHTGEKPHRCGDCGKTFQDQHCLTIHQRVHTGEKPYKCSECGRAFSGKSNLTNHQRIHTGEKPYRCEVCGKVFHQNSVLRQHKRIHTGEKPFTCHECGTSFRQSSALIGHKRVHTGEKPYVCEECGKAFRVSSNLTRHKKRKHRVWETHKLGETGKSLSLVTGSQTFSFINILTTNT from the exons GTCGTGGTATCAGATGAGAGTCCAGGATCACCAAACCAGTTTGGCATCCCTGATACCATGTTCCTACAGGAAAGAG GAGTCAGTGACATTTGAGGATGTAGCTGTGAACTTCAGTCATGAGGAGTGGCAGTGTCTGACCCACGCTCAAAGGCACCTCTATAAAGATGTGATGTTGGAAAATTATGGGAACATGGTGTCACTTG gattttcattttctaaacctCCTTTGATCTCCTGTCTGGAGCAAGGTACAGAGCCCTATGTTCAGGATCGACAGGACTGGGAGTTCCTGAGCTGCTCCTATCCAG cTGCCAAGACGTGGCCTGAGAATGAGAAGGCAAGATCAGAACAGGAGGTTTTTGAAAATGGAGAAGTGTGCTGGGTGAAATTTAGAAGTCTCCTAAAAGTTGTCTCCCGGGATCCAGAAGTTGGAGAAGTTTGTGTACAAGATGTCGAATTAGAGAATCAATGCGAAATGCCTGTGAGGGAGAAacggagagaagagaaagaaagctgTGAGAAAGGGACTTTCAGGAAAGGAAAGAACCAGAAGGGACTTAGAAAACACTTCAGTCCAAACTCAGAATGTATTCTGTATGGAGTtcttacagaaaagaaacagcatgAATGTACCCGATGTGGCAAAAACTTCAGTTGGCATTCTGACTTAATTCTCCATGAGCGAATTCATTCTGGCGAGAAACCCTATGTGTGTAATGAGTGTGGGAAAGCATTCAAGACCAAAAATCAACTTTCCATGCACCAGATAATCCACACAGGGGAGAAACCCTTTAACTGTACCCagtgtgggaaggccttcagtAGTAGATCCGCTCTTTGCCGACATAAAAAAACCCACAGTGGGGAGAAGCCACACCCGTGCGGTGACTGTGGGAAGGCCTTCAAGACCAGGTACTGTCTCAGGATGCATCAGATCAtccacacaggagagaagcctTATGAATGCAGTGACTGTGGGAAGGCCTTTCAGTTTAAGCATTCCCTTATCATCCACAGCAGGagccacactggagagaaaccctatgcgTGTGAGGAGTGCGGGAAGGCTTTCAGCGGGAGTTCAGACCTCATCAAACACACAAGAGTCCACACTGGGGAGCGACCTTATGAGTGCAATGAGTGTGGGAGGGCCTTCAGCTGGAGCTCAGACCTAAGCAAACACAGAAGACTCCACACTCAGGAGAAACCTTGTGGGTGCCCTCAGTGTGGAAAAGCCTTCAGCAACGAAGCAGAGCTCACCAAACATAGAAGAATCCACATCGAAGAGAAGCCTTACAAGTGTAAGGAGTGTGGGAAAGCCTTTCATCATAACTGTAAATGCCGGGCTCATGAacgaggacacacaggggagaagccccatcGATGTGGGGATTGTGGGAAAACTTTCCAAGATCAGCACTGCCTTACCATCCATCAACGAGTCCACAccggagagaaaccttataaatgttcAGAGTGTGGTCGAGCTTTCAGTGGGAAATCAAACTTGACCAATCATCAAAGAATCCACACCGGAGAGAAGCCTTACAGGTGTGAGGTGTGTGGAAAGGTCTTTCATCAGAACTCAGTCCTGAGACAACACAAAAGAATCCACACGGGTGAGAAGCCATTTACCTGCCACGAGTGTGGCACGTCTTTCCGTCAGAGCTCGGCCCTGATTGGACACAAGCGAGtacatactggagagaaaccttatgtATGTGAGGAGTGTGGAAAAGCTTTCAGAGTGAGCTCAAATCTTACTagacataagaaaagaaaacatagagtGTGGGAAACCCACAAACTTGGGGAGACTGGGAAATCTCTCTCTCTAGTAACtggttctcagaccttttcattcatCAATATTTTGACCACCAACACCTGA
- the ZNF311 gene encoding zinc finger protein 311 isoform X5 has product MRVQDHQTSLASLIPCSYRKEESVTFEDVAVNFSHEEWQCLTHAQRHLYKDVMLENYGNMVSLGFSFSKPPLISCLEQGTEPYVQDRQDWEFLSCSYPAAKTWPENEKARSEQEVFENGEVCWVKFRSLLKVVSRDPEVGEVCVQDVELENQCEMPVREKRREEKESCEKGTFRKGKNQKGLRKHFSPNSECILYGVLTEKKQHECTRCGKNFSWHSDLILHERIHSGEKPYVCNECGKAFKTKNQLSMHQIIHTGEKPFNCTQCGKAFSSRSALCRHKKTHSGEKPHPCGDCGKAFKTRYCLRMHQIIHTGEKPYECSDCGKAFQFKHSLIIHSRSHTGEKPYACEECGKAFSGSSDLIKHTRVHTGERPYECNECGRAFSWSSDLSKHRRLHTQEKPCGCPQCGKAFSNEAELTKHRRIHIEEKPYKCKECGKAFHHNCKCRAHERGHTGEKPHRCGDCGKTFQDQHCLTIHQRVHTGEKPYKCSECGRAFSGKSNLTNHQRIHTGEKPYRCEVCGKVFHQNSVLRQHKRIHTGEKPFTCHECGTSFRQSSALIGHKRVHTGEKPYVCEECGKAFRVSSNLTRHKKRKHRVWETHKLGETGKSLSLVTGSQTFSFINILTTNT; this is encoded by the exons ATGAGAGTCCAGGATCACCAAACCAGTTTGGCATCCCTGATACCATGTTCCTACAGGAAAGAG GAGTCAGTGACATTTGAGGATGTAGCTGTGAACTTCAGTCATGAGGAGTGGCAGTGTCTGACCCACGCTCAAAGGCACCTCTATAAAGATGTGATGTTGGAAAATTATGGGAACATGGTGTCACTTG gattttcattttctaaacctCCTTTGATCTCCTGTCTGGAGCAAGGTACAGAGCCCTATGTTCAGGATCGACAGGACTGGGAGTTCCTGAGCTGCTCCTATCCAG cTGCCAAGACGTGGCCTGAGAATGAGAAGGCAAGATCAGAACAGGAGGTTTTTGAAAATGGAGAAGTGTGCTGGGTGAAATTTAGAAGTCTCCTAAAAGTTGTCTCCCGGGATCCAGAAGTTGGAGAAGTTTGTGTACAAGATGTCGAATTAGAGAATCAATGCGAAATGCCTGTGAGGGAGAAacggagagaagagaaagaaagctgTGAGAAAGGGACTTTCAGGAAAGGAAAGAACCAGAAGGGACTTAGAAAACACTTCAGTCCAAACTCAGAATGTATTCTGTATGGAGTtcttacagaaaagaaacagcatgAATGTACCCGATGTGGCAAAAACTTCAGTTGGCATTCTGACTTAATTCTCCATGAGCGAATTCATTCTGGCGAGAAACCCTATGTGTGTAATGAGTGTGGGAAAGCATTCAAGACCAAAAATCAACTTTCCATGCACCAGATAATCCACACAGGGGAGAAACCCTTTAACTGTACCCagtgtgggaaggccttcagtAGTAGATCCGCTCTTTGCCGACATAAAAAAACCCACAGTGGGGAGAAGCCACACCCGTGCGGTGACTGTGGGAAGGCCTTCAAGACCAGGTACTGTCTCAGGATGCATCAGATCAtccacacaggagagaagcctTATGAATGCAGTGACTGTGGGAAGGCCTTTCAGTTTAAGCATTCCCTTATCATCCACAGCAGGagccacactggagagaaaccctatgcgTGTGAGGAGTGCGGGAAGGCTTTCAGCGGGAGTTCAGACCTCATCAAACACACAAGAGTCCACACTGGGGAGCGACCTTATGAGTGCAATGAGTGTGGGAGGGCCTTCAGCTGGAGCTCAGACCTAAGCAAACACAGAAGACTCCACACTCAGGAGAAACCTTGTGGGTGCCCTCAGTGTGGAAAAGCCTTCAGCAACGAAGCAGAGCTCACCAAACATAGAAGAATCCACATCGAAGAGAAGCCTTACAAGTGTAAGGAGTGTGGGAAAGCCTTTCATCATAACTGTAAATGCCGGGCTCATGAacgaggacacacaggggagaagccccatcGATGTGGGGATTGTGGGAAAACTTTCCAAGATCAGCACTGCCTTACCATCCATCAACGAGTCCACAccggagagaaaccttataaatgttcAGAGTGTGGTCGAGCTTTCAGTGGGAAATCAAACTTGACCAATCATCAAAGAATCCACACCGGAGAGAAGCCTTACAGGTGTGAGGTGTGTGGAAAGGTCTTTCATCAGAACTCAGTCCTGAGACAACACAAAAGAATCCACACGGGTGAGAAGCCATTTACCTGCCACGAGTGTGGCACGTCTTTCCGTCAGAGCTCGGCCCTGATTGGACACAAGCGAGtacatactggagagaaaccttatgtATGTGAGGAGTGTGGAAAAGCTTTCAGAGTGAGCTCAAATCTTACTagacataagaaaagaaaacatagagtGTGGGAAACCCACAAACTTGGGGAGACTGGGAAATCTCTCTCTCTAGTAACtggttctcagaccttttcattcatCAATATTTTGACCACCAACACCTGA